In the genome of Acidobacteriota bacterium, the window CTCCGTGTCTGATAATCGTTCTTTGTGCGAGCCGGCGATGAGACGTAGCGGACCGTTGTCCGGTCCCGAATCATCGATGTGAATACGAAGGGCAACTATCTCGCGAAGCACTCGTGCCGGAGCCTGGCAAAATGTAATTCCGTCTTTTATCGTCGCAATTCCCCAGTCATTGGAACTCGGCGGCCGGACCACGGGAAGTGTAGTGTCCTGGTGCCATGCGACAAGCCAATTTGCCTTGCCCGCTTTGTTAAAGAGCGTCGCCTTGAAGGGTATCAAGCGCTTGCCAGAAATACTATCGACAAGCTCGGTCAACCGTGGGTCACTAGCCAAACTGCGAACTGCAGGGTCAGCCATAAGGTGGCGA includes:
- a CDS encoding phytanoyl-CoA dioxygenase family protein, coding for MTNFSENGYLITEKVFEHSEMDSFIDRLGVLNAEPERPGYRHLMADPAVRSLASDPRLTELVDSISGKRLIPFKATLFNKAGKANWLVAWHQDTTLPVVRPPSSNDWGIATIKDGITFCQAPARVLREIVALRIHIDDSGPDNGPLRLIAGSHKERLSDTEIDRVVTDGPQVTCTVAKGGVIAMSPLIVHASSKCISDRPRRVLHIEYAPALELFDGVELAIA